One genomic segment of Oreochromis aureus strain Israel breed Guangdong linkage group 9, ZZ_aureus, whole genome shotgun sequence includes these proteins:
- the LOC116324082 gene encoding uncharacterized protein LOC116324082, whose translation MLIKVKHREIKKYVKLEEVSFTDFMSAVQQKFLIPETAALKVTDEQGIEVDEDVFPELAGVKEVCFVIYTAEDILETESSKKLRDCSDLTHYVTLTPCDLTVRKQHVEEPSSPSLTDTLSVSTTSSQGSDTSDAGLVQPLLESIHARNTVEQILTSKPAGVTVIHEYEKTGSLKDSTRRLMVNIIVAHMREKEGRTVSKATKEFHALGIVSLFPSLKDPYSKKGYEHFYDIQSNKGFLEWRIKTVQRQLKTPTASQNRVELKGGPTSRRTFGLTNDQQTRDQCMEAMSLLHHTTDQDIVFQKMRETFYYRQQILHDPQESANILQMFPRFLDTKGLILQDFAMMFGVETASRFLEKWNTTFKDKVAREARDLKETCLLKRLLKSALNEEMDDADEPEWDSDMASLLVLLHLLTPQPAGRKRPKKMSVGEAIDHLVKFHKSCQSLEDHLMNNEGNPQPYLLATGTSKAQVFSFYIVLDRKLLPCQSCTSLGAFDELFKCHFIFSVKYEDALSSLYTFLQTTVYNIDVGTTVESPRVKELRAKLLNK comes from the exons ATGttgataaaagtaaaacacagagaGATAAAGAAATATGTCAAATTGGAAGAAGTCAGCTTCACAGATTTTATGAGTGCAG TACAGCAGAAGTTTCTCATACCAGAAACTGCAGCACTGAAAGTCACGGATGAGCAGGGTATAGAGGTGGATGAGGATGTCTTTCCTGAACTTGCAGGAGTCAAAGAGGTGTGTTTTGTCATCTATACAGCTGAAG ACATCCTGGAAACAGAATCATCCAAGAAGCTGCGTGACTGCTCAGACCTAACACACTATGTGACACTCACACCTTGTG ATTTGACTGTCCGGAAGCAACATGTGGAAGAGCCCTCCTCTCCAAGTCTAACAGATACATTGTCTGTCTCAACCACCAGCAGTCAGGGCAGTGACACAAGTGATGCCGGACTGGTTCAGCCTCTATTGGAGAGCATACATGCAAGAAAT ACAGTGGAGCAGATTCTGACTTCCAAACCAGCAGGGGTGACTGTCATCCATGAGTATGAAAAAACTGGGAGTTTGAAAGATTCCACCAGGCGATTAATGGTGAACATCATTGTAGCTCACATGCGTGAAAAAGAAGG GAGAACTGTAAGTAAAGCAACAAAGGAGTTTCATGCGCTTGGAATCGTGTCACTCTTCCCATCTTTGAAGGATCCGTACTCCAAAAAGGGATAT gAGCATTTCTATGACATTCAGAGCAACAAAGGTTTTCTTGAGTGGCGTATCAAGACTGTGCaacgtcaactcaaaaccccCACTGCATCACAGAACAGAGTGGAACTGAAAGGAGGGCCCACATCACGAAGAACGTTTGGTTTAACTAATGACCAGCAAACAAGAGATCAATGTATGGAAGCCATGTCTCTTCTTCATCACACCACTGACCAAGATATAGTCTTCCAGAAGATGAGAGAGACATTCTACTATCGTCAGCAGATACTGCATGACCCACAAGAATCAGCAAACATTCTTCAGATGTTTCCTCGTTTTTTGGACACTAAAGGACTG ATTTTGCAGGACTTTGCAATGATGTTTGGAGTAGAGACGGCTTCCAGGTTCCTGGAAAAATGGAACACCACTTTTAAAGACAAGGTTGCCAGGGAAGCCAGAGACCTTAAAGAGACTTGTCTTCTGAAAAGATTGCTGAAATCTGCCTTGAACGAAGAAATGGATGATGCTGATGAGCCAG AGTGGGACAGCGACATGGCTTCTCTTCTTGTTCTGCTGCACCTTCTCACACCACAACCAGCTGGAAGGAAACGGCCAAAGAAGATGAGTGTTGGAGAGGCAATAGATCATCTGGTTAAATTTCACAAG TCCTGCCAGAGCCTTGAGGATCACCTCATGAACAATGAAGGAAACCCTCAGCCATATCTCCTGGCCACAGGGACTTCAAAAGCACAGGTTTTCAGCTTCTACATAGTCTTGGATCGAAAGCTTCTTCCATGTCAGTCATGCACATCACTGGGTGCATTTGATGAGCTGTTCAAGTGTCACTTCATTTTCAGTGTGAAATATGAAGACGCTCTGTCCAGCCTGTACACATTTTTGCAGACCACTGTGTACAATATTGATGTAGGCACAACAGTGGAAAGTCCAAGAGTCAAAGAGTTGCGAGCAAAGCTGTTGAATAAGTAG